In Lagopus muta isolate bLagMut1 chromosome 20, bLagMut1 primary, whole genome shotgun sequence, the following proteins share a genomic window:
- the OMG gene encoding oligodendrocyte-myelin glycoprotein has translation MEHQILKASTCLLVFLFFIPTVLGICPSICTCSGNNRNVDCSGRNLTALPHGLQDNITYLNLSFNHFVDLDHQLTRFSNLRTLDISNNWLKNVPAHLPKSLWELYAINNNIKVLQKLDTAYQWNLKVLDVSRNMVERAVLINNTLSSLKFLNLSSNKLWTVPTNMPYNIETVDLSNNFLSQILPGTLVRLQHLTSLYLHNNKFTYIPDKAFDQLFQLQVVTLYNNPWSCSDEQNISYLLRWVQGTTARVRGAPCADQSTLWANITPTSAAAPDASFMIKGMKAADIAASPAAAEPTHMTKMHKLFKAKEVTTLASLSQTVLFTSTERPMLLYPEELTTRKVSAYEAAATHSIHIKDSTDVNSSLTHSTGSSTTPMTLSITSGMPTNYSRMPQSTTATLRREEATTSALNTDVPSKASACEICLFYAVMLNAVAVLIGRSSEVTPVTRSWGGGIQVKQQIKTREV, from the coding sequence ATGGAACACCAGATACTGAAAGCATCTACCTGCCTGCTGGTCTTTCTATTTTTCATACCCACTGTTCTGGGTATCTGTCCTTCTATCTGTACATGCTCAGGAAACAACAGGAACGTGGACTGCTCAGGCAGAAACTTAACAGCATTGCCACACGGACTCCAAGACAACATTACATATTTAAATCTGTCATTTAACCACTTTGTAGATCTCGATCATCAGCTGACGAGATTCAGCAATTTAAGGACTCTTGATATTTCAAATAATTGGCTCAAGAATGTTCCTGCTCATCTGCCCAAGTCCTTGTGGGAATTGTATGCCATAAATAACAACATTAAGGTCCTTCAGAAACTTGACACAGCTTACCAGTGGAACCTTAAAGTGCTGGATGTTTCCAGGAATATGGTGGAAAGAGCTGTTTTGATCAACAACACACTGAGCAGTCTCAAGTTTCTCAACCTCAGCAGCAACAAACTTTGGACGGTTCCAACCAACATGCCCTACAACATAGAGACAGTGGATCTATCCAATAACTTCTTGTCTCAGATACTTCCAGGAACGCTGGTGAGATTACAGCACCTCACAAGTCTCTACCTACACAACAACAAGTTCACATACATTCCTGACAAAGCTTTTGATCAGCTCTTTCAGCTGCAGGTAGTAACACTATACAACAACCCGTGGTCCTGCAGCGATGAacaaaatatctcttatttgCTTAGATGGGTGCAGGGCACCACTGCCAGGGTGCGAGGGGCTCCCTGCGCCGACCAGTCCAcgctgtgggccaacatcacgCCGACCTCCGCCGCCGCGCCAGATGCCAGCTTCATGATTAAAGGAATGAAGGCAGCAGACATTGCTGCCTCTCCAGCGGCAGCTGAACCAACCCACATGACAAAAATGCATAAACTATTTAAAGCAAAGGAAGTTACTACCTTGGCTTCGTTAAGCCAGACAGTACTGTTCACGAGCACAGAGCGGCCCATGCTCCTCTACCCCGAAGAGCTGACGACCAGGAAGGTCAGCGCTTACGAAGCGGCTGCCACACACAGCATCCACATTAAAGATTCAACCGATGTGAACTCAAGCCTGACTCATTCAACGGGATCATCCACCACTCCAATGACTCTTAGTATTACCAGTGGAATGCCGACAAACTACTCCAGAATGCCTCAAAGCACAACCGCTACCTTAAGGAGAGAGGAAGCCACTACCAGCGCTCTGAACACTGACGTGCCCTCCAAAGCGAGCGCCTGTGAGATATGCTTGTTTTATGCTGTAATGCTTAATGCAGTGGCAGTGCTTATTGGTAGGAGCTCTGAGGTTACTCCTGTGACACGTAGCTGGGGGGGAGGCATCCAGGTCAAACAGCAAATCAAAACACGAGAAGTCTGA
- the EVI2B gene encoding protein EVI2B, translating into MVSNAVILLLFCGEIWKSLSTEIPSNVSTSESIVHTSTSSPAEDRSITYQLQTTGPSMQKPAGALTAATTLPQLPEPHIEPTNGSWVAAMIMGIVLVGMLIAISMIVIWKRCKKPLLADSNWAGQSPFADGDTPDTFVDSGQATKRLSVLFMLPWKLREEASVQHDPPASEKPPNGTASNARRQQPAAEHSCSATDPAAAAAPGPEAASPEQVLHPQPTEGLELPPPPAWLTELTEPAEQHAADPGQQEELHSEVKEPYPPPLQLITEEIYEPPPRPEQPQ; encoded by the coding sequence ATGGTCAGCAACGCAGTAATATTGCTTCTCTTCTGTGGAGAAATTTGGAAATCACTTTCCACTGAAATACCTTCAAATGTTTCCACAAGTGAAAGCATCGTGCAtaccagcaccagcagcccGGCAGAGGACAGATCTATCACGTACCAACTGCAAACAACCGGCCCCAGCATGCAGAAGCCTGCAGGAGCGCTGACTGCTGCGACAACACTGCCACAGCTGCCCGAACCACACATAGAGCCCACCAACGGGAGCTGGGTGGCAGCAATGATAATGGGCATTGTTTTGGTTGGTATGCTAATTGCTATTAGTATGATTGTTATATGGAAACGCTGCAAGAAGCCATTGCTAGCCGATTCAAACTGGGCAGGTCAGTCTCCGTTTGCAGACGGAGACACTCCAGATACCTTTGTGGACTCTGGCCAGGCTACCAAGCGCTTGtcagttttatttatgttgCCTTGGAAATTAAGAGAAGAAGCATCTGTACAGCACGACCCTCCCGCATCAGAGAAACCACCCAACGGCACAGCCAGCAACGCCCGCAGGCAGCAGCCcgcagcagagcacagctgctccGCCACCGACCCCGCTGCAGCAGCGGCTCCCGGCCCAGAAGCAGCGAGCCCAGAGCaggtgctgcacccacagcccaCCGAGGGCCTCGAGCTGCCGCCTCCCCCTGCGTGGCTCACTGAGCTCACTGAGCCGGCCGAGCAGCACGCCGCGGATCCTGGCCAGCAAGAGGAACTTCACTCAGAAGTGAAGGAACCGTATCCCCCACCACTCCAGCTAATTACTGAAGAGATCTATGAACCTCCGCCACGGCCGGAACAGCCTCAGTAG
- the EVI2A gene encoding protein EVI2A, which produces MKTKRHGKPHSAFPLGIIFSLCLQLSANHTDYPMVTNEIWYPNCQNLTCSQNTTEANTKSPAGIDFNDKPTPTAEMLTATPQSLSSTTGPNSSSSSAQSVPDTGGPKNASTPKIPMTKETCEDNKFLTLICFIIIAALVLICTFLFLSTVVIANKLSYVKKAQQGKHRPRSNGNILATNSFWPTAAGTWQRIPKETTGTDVVMQDLPSERDAAIQLRTQDESTESHVKDTDNKHENKETMSHKSIFTNFVVEI; this is translated from the coding sequence atgaagacAAAGAGACATGGCAAACCACATTCTGCTTTCCCTCTTGGGATAATCTTCTCATTGTGTTTGCAATTAAGTGCAAACCATACTGACTATCCCATGGTTACCAATGAAATCTGGTATCCAAACTGCCAAAACCTTACTTGCAGTCAGAACACAACAGAAGCCAACACAAAATCTCCTGCAGGCATTGATTTTAATGACAAACCAACacccactgctgaaatgctgacAGCCACCCCCCAGTCTTTATCTTCAACAACGGGCCCAAActcctcatcttcctctgcCCAAAGTGTTCCTGACACTGGAGGACCTAAGAATGCCAGCACACCCAAGATCCCCATGACAAAAGAAACATGTGAAGACAATAAGTTTCTTACACTGATTTGCTTCATTATAATAGCAGCCCTTGTACTCATCTGCACCTTCCTGTTTCTGTCAACTGTTGTAATAGCAAATAAACTGTCTTATGTCAAAAAAGCTCAACAAGGAAAACATCGGCCCAGGAGCAATGGCAATATTCTGGCTACCAACAGCTTCTGGCCAACTGCAGCAGGAACGTGGCAGAGGATACCTAAGGAGACAACTGGAACTGATGTGGTAATGCAGGACTTGCCATCAGAGAGAGATGCTGCAATCCAATTGAGAACCCAAGATGAATCCACTGAGAGTCACGTTAAAGACACAGAtaataaacatgaaaacaaagaaacaatgtcacacaaaagcatttttaccAATTTCGTAGTTGAGATTTAG